Proteins encoded by one window of Sphingosinicella sp. BN140058:
- a CDS encoding response regulator, whose product MANEPHILLVDDERDIRDPLAAYLGRNGYRVTKAENAAAARQVLAAHAIDLILLDVMMPGEDGLSLTGFVRATIGTPVILLTAKVEETDRIVGLELGADDYVTKPFSPRELAARIKAVLRRSDGSGKAVHAPDATGYAFGPWVLKTGERELVDQDNVAVPLSTGEFNLLLAFVTHPKRVLTRDQLLDLSQGRELAAFERSIDNHISRLRRKVEEDPTDPKLIKTVWGGGYTLAADVRRL is encoded by the coding sequence ATGGCAAACGAGCCCCACATCCTGCTGGTCGACGACGAGCGCGACATACGCGATCCGCTGGCGGCTTATCTCGGCCGCAACGGCTACCGGGTCACCAAGGCCGAGAATGCCGCTGCCGCGCGGCAGGTGCTGGCGGCGCATGCGATCGATCTCATCCTCCTCGACGTCATGATGCCGGGAGAGGATGGGCTGTCGCTGACCGGCTTCGTCCGCGCGACGATCGGCACACCGGTGATCCTGCTCACCGCCAAGGTGGAGGAGACCGACCGCATCGTCGGGCTCGAGCTCGGCGCGGATGATTACGTCACCAAGCCGTTCAGCCCGCGCGAACTCGCCGCCCGGATCAAGGCGGTGCTTCGCCGCAGCGACGGCAGCGGCAAGGCGGTCCATGCGCCCGATGCGACCGGCTACGCCTTCGGACCCTGGGTGCTGAAGACCGGGGAGCGGGAGCTGGTCGACCAAGACAATGTCGCGGTGCCGCTCTCGACCGGCGAGTTCAATCTCCTGCTGGCCTTCGTCACCCATCCCAAAAGAGTGCTCACCCGCGATCAGCTGCTGGACCTCAGCCAGGGCCGAGAGCTGGCGGCGTTTGAACGCAGCATCGACAATCATATCAGTCGCTTACGCCGGAAAGTTGAGGAGGATCCTACGGATCCGAAGTTGATCAAGACGGTCTGGGGCGGCGGCTATACGCTCGCCGCCGACGTCCGCCGGCTGTGA
- a CDS encoding ATP-binding protein, which translates to MALLIGAALLVAQLVNFALILNERQKLSLAQNQGPAITRYAAVASDLHQAPAEFRFAVLEDASRRGARFEVGRESAVAEDAGRDAAIEARLTQTLSGNGVPAPEVRAQIRGEPLDGTRRARGGRGAGGPVLLLSARYGEQWLNGRLLTPRPDPWLTHRLGAATLALYLIVLGATLFVAMRLARPLRDLARAAEGFAGRGTPEAVAPRGPADLRRAIEAFNAMNDRVVALLDEKDRMLGAIGHDLRTPLASLRIRAESMEPETERRRIAATIDEMTAMLEDILVLARSGRDREEARAMDVTALVDALVEEFRELGEDVEMEEGARQVLTIRPNLLRRAVRNLIENAVKYGGAARLDVRSADGKVRIEVRDRGPGIPETRVDDVLQPFARIEESRNRETGGSGLGLAIAKAAAESHGGTLQLRNAAEGGLIAALVLPA; encoded by the coding sequence ATGGCATTGCTGATCGGCGCCGCGTTGCTCGTCGCCCAATTGGTCAACTTCGCACTCATTCTCAACGAGCGTCAGAAACTTAGCCTCGCGCAAAATCAAGGGCCTGCGATTACTCGCTATGCTGCAGTCGCAAGTGATTTGCACCAGGCGCCAGCGGAATTCCGGTTCGCGGTGCTGGAGGATGCCTCGCGCCGCGGCGCCCGCTTCGAGGTCGGGCGGGAGAGCGCGGTTGCGGAAGACGCCGGCCGCGACGCCGCGATCGAGGCGCGTCTGACCCAGACGCTCTCCGGCAACGGCGTTCCCGCGCCCGAGGTGCGCGCGCAGATACGCGGCGAGCCGCTCGACGGCACCAGACGGGCGCGGGGCGGGCGCGGCGCCGGCGGCCCCGTGCTGCTCCTTTCGGCGCGCTATGGCGAGCAGTGGCTGAACGGGCGGCTGCTGACACCGCGTCCCGATCCGTGGCTGACCCATCGTCTCGGCGCCGCGACCCTGGCGCTCTACCTGATCGTGCTCGGCGCGACATTGTTCGTTGCGATGCGCCTCGCGCGTCCGCTCCGGGACCTCGCTCGCGCCGCCGAAGGCTTTGCCGGCCGCGGCACGCCGGAAGCGGTCGCGCCACGCGGCCCGGCCGACCTTCGCCGGGCAATTGAAGCGTTCAACGCGATGAACGATCGCGTCGTCGCCCTGCTCGACGAAAAGGATCGGATGCTGGGTGCGATCGGCCACGACCTGCGCACCCCGCTCGCCTCCCTCCGGATTCGCGCGGAGAGCATGGAGCCCGAGACCGAGCGCCGCCGGATCGCCGCCACCATCGACGAGATGACCGCCATGCTGGAGGACATCCTGGTCCTTGCCCGCTCCGGTCGTGACCGGGAGGAGGCGCGGGCGATGGACGTCACCGCGCTGGTCGATGCCCTGGTCGAGGAGTTCCGGGAACTCGGCGAGGATGTCGAGATGGAGGAGGGGGCGCGGCAGGTGCTGACCATTCGCCCCAATCTCCTCCGGCGCGCGGTTCGCAACCTGATCGAGAATGCGGTGAAATATGGCGGGGCGGCACGGCTTGACGTGCGATCGGCCGACGGGAAGGTACGGATCGAAGTGCGGGACCGGGGCCCGGGCATTCCGGAAACGCGGGTCGACGACGTACTTCAGCCCTTTGCCCGCATCGAGGAATCCCGCAACCGCGAGACCGGCGGAAGTGGGCTCGGCCTGGCCATCGCCAAGGCGGCCGCCGAGAGTCACGGCGGCACTCTGCAGCTGCGCAATGCGGCGGAGGGTGGGTTGATCGCCGCTCTGGTGCTTCCCGCCTAG
- a CDS encoding aldo/keto reductase family protein: MLYRQLGSSDLRVSEISLGSWLTFGVGVEADRARTVVDAAFDLGINFIDTANVYGRGAAEEFLGETLKTRSRDSYVLATKVYFPMSDRDRGLSAAQIEKQLDASLRRLQVDVIDLYQCHRYDDETPLEETMGALTRAVRSGKVRYLGFSEWPADRILAAAEMAGVEHFVSSQPQYSMLWRAPEEEVIPLSRENGISQIVWSPLAQGVLTGKYAPGAPPPAGSRATSAEMGGWIDRFLTDDVLGRVQRLKSLAAEAGLSLAQFALAWVLREPNVASAIVGASRPDQLAEDAAASGANVDPALFTAAETVLA; the protein is encoded by the coding sequence ATGCTATATCGTCAACTCGGCTCCAGCGATCTTCGGGTCTCGGAAATCTCGCTCGGCTCCTGGCTGACCTTCGGCGTCGGCGTCGAAGCGGATCGCGCCAGAACGGTCGTCGATGCCGCGTTCGACCTCGGCATCAACTTCATCGACACCGCCAACGTCTACGGACGCGGCGCCGCCGAGGAATTCCTCGGAGAGACGCTGAAGACCCGCAGCCGCGATAGCTACGTACTCGCGACCAAGGTCTACTTCCCGATGAGCGACCGCGACCGCGGCCTATCGGCGGCGCAGATCGAGAAGCAGCTGGACGCGTCCCTGCGGAGGCTCCAGGTCGATGTGATCGATCTGTATCAATGCCACCGCTACGACGACGAGACACCGCTCGAGGAAACGATGGGAGCCCTTACGCGGGCGGTGCGTTCGGGCAAGGTTCGGTATCTCGGCTTCTCCGAGTGGCCGGCGGACCGCATTCTCGCCGCGGCCGAGATGGCGGGCGTCGAACATTTTGTGTCCAGCCAGCCGCAATATTCGATGCTGTGGCGTGCGCCGGAGGAGGAGGTGATCCCCCTCTCCCGTGAGAATGGCATTTCGCAGATCGTCTGGTCGCCGCTCGCGCAAGGGGTCCTCACCGGCAAATACGCGCCGGGCGCGCCGCCGCCCGCGGGGAGCCGGGCGACCAGCGCCGAGATGGGCGGCTGGATCGACCGCTTCCTCACGGACGATGTCCTCGGGCGGGTCCAAAGGCTGAAATCGCTCGCGGCCGAGGCCGGGCTCAGCCTCGCGCAATTCGCCCTCGCCTGGGTGCTCCGCGAGCCCAACGTGGCCTCGGCGATCGTCGGCGCCTCGCGGCCCGACCAGCTCGCCGAAGATGCTGCGGCGTCGGGCGCGAACGTGGACCCCGCCTTGTTCACCGCAGCGGAGACGGTCCTAGCCTAG